The region CTCCATTTTGATTTTTTTCATCATTTTAGCTGCCTTCGCGCCATACATAGCACCATATGATCCGACAGAAAAGGTCGGTCTGTCTCTTGAACCACCTTCGAAACAATTCTGGTTTGGAACGGATAATTTAGGGAGAGATATACTTAGCAGGGTCATATATGGAGCAAGAATAGCTCTAAGTATCTCTTTTATGGGAGTTGCGATAGCATTCGCCATAGGTGTACCATTGGGATTGATCTCTGGATATCTCGGTGGATGGATTGACAGGATTTTAACTTTAATAATGGATGCGATGTATATTTTCCCCGGACTGGTTCTTGCCATAGCTATTGCAGCCGTTCTGGGACCAGGAGTGGTAAACATATCACTTTCAATCGCCGTTGTTTACGCCCCCACATATTTTAGAATCATTAGAAACCAGGTAGCATCAATCAAAAACGAGCTTTACGTAGAAGCTGCCAGGGCTCTTGGCGCTAAAAATTGGGAAATACTTATAAGGTACATCTTTCCAAATGTCCTGCCATCTGTTGTTGTCGTTCTATCGATGAATCTCGCAGACGCACTTATGACAGAGGCAGGCCTGTCTTTTCTTGGACTTGGTATAGCTCCTCCGACTCCGGACTGGGGATTTGATCTGAGCAGTGGACAGAGATTTGTTCTGAGCAGAGCCTGGTGGGGAATAATGTTCCCGGGACTTGCAATTGTTTTAGCAGCTCTCGGTTTTTCTATGTTCAGCGAGGGGATCAACGAGCTGCTAAATCCAACAATTCGCGAGAGAAGGTGATAAACATGGATTGCAGCGAAGATAAAATAGTCTTGAAAGCTGAAAGCCTTAAAATACATTATCACACCCAGAAAGGATATGTCAGAGCTGTTGATGGTATAGATCTTGTGTTAAAAAAGGGTGAAACCATAGGTATTGTTGGAGAATCCGGATGTGGGAAATCAACTTTTGGTCAGGGCATACTGAAACTACTGCCTGCGAAAACAAAATATGAAGGCAAA is a window of Pseudothermotoga elfii DSM 9442 = NBRC 107921 DNA encoding:
- a CDS encoding ABC transporter permease — encoded protein: MRDLTGSGTGRLTIIGSSILIFFIILAAFAPYIAPYDPTEKVGLSLEPPSKQFWFGTDNLGRDILSRVIYGARIALSISFMGVAIAFAIGVPLGLISGYLGGWIDRILTLIMDAMYIFPGLVLAIAIAAVLGPGVVNISLSIAVVYAPTYFRIIRNQVASIKNELYVEAARALGAKNWEILIRYIFPNVLPSVVVVLSMNLADALMTEAGLSFLGLGIAPPTPDWGFDLSSGQRFVLSRAWWGIMFPGLAIVLAALGFSMFSEGINELLNPTIRERR